A window from Corynebacterium urealyticum DSM 7109 encodes these proteins:
- the recA gene encoding recombinase RecA translates to MAPKKKATTAAQKDRSKALDLAMAQIEKDFGKGAIMRLGDENRPPISAIPSGNIAINVALGIGGFPRGRVVEIYGPESSGKTTVALHAIAEAQKGGGIAAFIDAEHALDPEYAKALGVDTDALLVSQPDTGEQALEIADMLVRSGAIDMVVIDSVAALTPKAEIDGEMGDSHVGLQARLMSQALRKMTSALYQTGTTAIFINQLREKIGVMFGSPETTTGGKALKFYASVRCDIRRIQALKDGQDVVGNRTRLKIVKNKVSPPFKIAEFDILYGEGISREGSILDLGVDAGIIKKSGSWFTYEGEQLGQGKEKARDFLKSNPELAEQLDDRIMQELKVGPYAKAKDEPIADEDQPIDVVPNFDDQDVEPQN, encoded by the coding sequence ATGGCACCAAAGAAGAAGGCCACCACGGCGGCACAGAAGGATCGATCCAAGGCTCTCGATCTGGCAATGGCCCAGATCGAGAAGGATTTCGGTAAGGGGGCGATCATGCGTCTGGGCGATGAAAATCGCCCACCCATTAGCGCAATCCCGTCGGGCAATATCGCCATCAATGTTGCTCTGGGTATTGGAGGGTTCCCGCGTGGCCGTGTCGTAGAGATTTACGGGCCAGAGTCCTCGGGTAAGACCACCGTCGCGCTGCACGCCATTGCTGAAGCCCAGAAGGGCGGCGGCATTGCAGCCTTCATTGATGCCGAGCACGCGCTCGACCCGGAGTACGCCAAGGCGCTGGGCGTGGATACGGATGCGCTATTGGTCTCCCAGCCGGATACGGGTGAACAGGCCCTCGAGATTGCGGACATGCTGGTGCGCTCTGGCGCGATCGATATGGTCGTCATTGACTCCGTTGCAGCGCTGACCCCCAAGGCGGAGATCGACGGCGAAATGGGAGACTCTCACGTGGGTCTCCAGGCTCGACTGATGAGCCAGGCCCTTCGCAAGATGACCAGCGCGCTGTACCAGACCGGTACGACTGCGATCTTTATTAACCAGCTGCGTGAGAAGATCGGCGTGATGTTCGGCTCCCCGGAGACGACCACCGGCGGTAAGGCCCTGAAGTTCTACGCCTCCGTTCGCTGCGACATCCGCCGCATCCAGGCGTTGAAGGATGGCCAGGATGTGGTGGGTAACCGCACCCGCTTGAAGATCGTCAAGAATAAGGTCTCGCCGCCGTTCAAAATCGCCGAGTTCGACATCCTCTACGGTGAGGGAATCTCCCGAGAGGGCTCGATCCTCGACCTCGGCGTGGACGCCGGGATTATTAAGAAGTCGGGATCTTGGTTCACCTATGAGGGCGAACAGCTCGGTCAGGGCAAGGAAAAGGCTCGAGACTTCCTGAAGTCGAACCCCGAGCTGGCCGAACAGCTGGATGACCGCATCATGCAGGAGCTCAAGGTTGGCCCCTACGCCAAGGCGAAGGACGAGCCGATCGCCGATGAGGATCAGCCAATCGACGTGGTGCCCAATTTTGATGACCAAGACGTCGAGCCGCAGAACTAG
- the recX gene encoding recombination regulator RecX, which translates to MTKGNTADHVTTAGDTPDNREQKIAALRQAIESWTQGSGSQLIDREKEEALAPVINRAQSLINHRPRSVAELEERLLKQDYAPELVREVVDRCQRNGMLNDGEFARLWVEQRSRNQKKSVAVLRRELRDKGVAERHIDAAVELVDAEDQDAIMRGLIDKKAASIRAVPADRAEYNKFLKRVVGVAARRGFPAGTSLAYAREALDQQLAELKSG; encoded by the coding sequence GTGACTAAAGGCAACACAGCCGACCACGTGACAACGGCCGGGGATACTCCGGATAACCGGGAACAAAAGATCGCCGCGCTGCGGCAGGCAATTGAATCCTGGACGCAGGGGAGCGGTAGCCAGCTCATCGATCGAGAGAAGGAGGAGGCTCTCGCCCCGGTGATCAACCGGGCGCAAAGCCTCATTAACCACCGTCCGCGCTCTGTGGCGGAGCTCGAGGAGCGGCTGCTTAAACAGGATTATGCTCCGGAACTCGTCAGGGAAGTCGTCGACCGCTGCCAGCGCAACGGCATGCTTAATGACGGCGAGTTCGCGCGGCTCTGGGTCGAGCAAAGAAGCAGGAACCAAAAGAAATCTGTCGCTGTGCTGCGCCGTGAGCTCCGGGACAAGGGGGTCGCCGAGCGCCACATCGACGCCGCTGTGGAACTCGTCGATGCGGAAGATCAGGACGCGATTATGCGTGGCCTGATCGATAAGAAGGCCGCGAGCATCCGTGCTGTGCCTGCTGACCGCGCGGAATACAATAAATTCCTCAAGCGAGTGGTAGGGGTCGCTGCCCGCCGCGGTTTTCCCGCGGGGACCAGCCTGGCATACGCCCGTGAGGCGCTGGACCAGCAGCTCGCAGAGCTTAAATCTGGTTAG
- the miaB gene encoding tRNA (N6-isopentenyl adenosine(37)-C2)-methylthiotransferase MiaB: MCRAVAGVTRFVFTLALGVGSAHVTHAMKKKTSVSEQPEQRTYEVRTFGCQMNVHDSERLSGLLEDSGYQPAANGEEPDVLVFNTCAVRENADNRLYGTLAMVKPMKDRNPGMQIAVGGCMAQKDKDAVVDRAPWVDVVFGTHNIGSLPTLLERSAHNQRAEVEILDSLEEFPSVLPAKRESAYSGWVSVSVGCNNTCTFCIVPSLRGKEQDRRPGEILAEVQALVDQGVQEVTLLGQNVNAYGVNFADEDLPRDRGAFAKLLRACGEIEGLERLRFTSPHPAEFTDDVIDAMAETPNVCPQLHMPLQSGSDRILKEMRRSYRSKKFLGILDKVRERIPHAAITTDIIVGFPGETEEDFQATLDVVEKARFSCAFTFQYSPRPGTPAATMPDQIPKAVVQERYERLIALQERIQAEDNKELVGTTQELLVQETGGRKDAQRHRMSGRARDGRLVHFTPSEDVRPGDIVEVTITDARPFFLIADGPLVNHRLTKAGDMSGAGQTPTTAPIGVSLGVPTIGIKPQADATAAPKNVHEGCGCD; this comes from the coding sequence GTGTGCCGGGCTGTGGCGGGCGTGACACGGTTCGTGTTCACTCTCGCCCTGGGGGTAGGATCTGCACACGTGACTCACGCTATGAAGAAGAAAACTTCAGTATCCGAGCAGCCCGAACAGCGCACCTATGAGGTCCGCACCTTCGGCTGCCAGATGAACGTTCATGATTCCGAGCGCCTCTCCGGGCTCCTCGAGGACTCGGGCTACCAGCCTGCGGCCAACGGTGAGGAACCCGACGTCCTCGTCTTCAACACCTGCGCGGTGCGGGAAAACGCGGACAACCGGCTCTACGGAACCCTCGCCATGGTCAAGCCTATGAAGGACCGCAATCCCGGCATGCAGATCGCCGTTGGCGGCTGTATGGCGCAGAAGGATAAGGATGCGGTGGTCGACCGCGCGCCTTGGGTGGACGTCGTGTTCGGCACCCACAATATCGGCTCGCTGCCCACACTGCTGGAGCGTTCCGCGCACAACCAGCGGGCAGAGGTCGAGATCCTCGACTCCCTCGAGGAGTTCCCTTCCGTGCTCCCGGCAAAGCGGGAATCCGCTTACTCGGGTTGGGTATCGGTCTCTGTTGGCTGCAATAACACCTGCACGTTCTGCATCGTGCCCTCGCTGCGAGGCAAGGAGCAGGATCGTCGGCCAGGGGAGATCCTGGCTGAGGTTCAGGCCCTGGTTGACCAGGGCGTGCAGGAGGTGACCCTGCTGGGGCAGAACGTCAATGCCTACGGCGTGAATTTCGCCGACGAGGACCTGCCGCGGGATAGGGGCGCTTTTGCCAAGCTGTTGCGCGCTTGCGGTGAGATTGAGGGGCTCGAGAGGCTGCGTTTCACCAGCCCACACCCTGCTGAGTTCACCGACGACGTCATTGATGCGATGGCCGAGACTCCCAACGTCTGCCCTCAGCTTCACATGCCGCTGCAGTCCGGCTCCGACCGCATCCTCAAGGAGATGCGTCGCTCCTACCGCTCGAAGAAATTCCTGGGAATCTTGGACAAGGTCCGCGAGCGTATTCCGCACGCAGCCATCACCACTGACATCATTGTGGGATTCCCCGGCGAAACGGAAGAGGACTTTCAGGCGACCCTCGACGTCGTCGAGAAGGCGCGCTTCTCATGCGCGTTTACCTTCCAGTACTCGCCACGCCCCGGTACCCCGGCAGCTACCATGCCAGACCAGATTCCAAAGGCCGTCGTCCAGGAGCGTTACGAACGCCTCATCGCACTGCAAGAGCGCATTCAGGCTGAGGACAACAAGGAACTGGTTGGCACGACTCAGGAACTGCTGGTCCAGGAGACCGGTGGGCGCAAGGACGCCCAGCGCCACCGCATGTCTGGCCGTGCCCGGGACGGCAGGCTCGTGCACTTCACCCCAAGCGAAGACGTTCGTCCTGGCGATATAGTTGAAGTCACGATTACCGACGCCCGTCCGTTCTTCCTGATTGCGGACGGTCCACTTGTCAACCACCGGTTGACCAAGGCCGGCGACATGTCTGGTGCTGGCCAGACCCCGACCACCGCGCCGATCGGGGTGAGCCTCGGCGTACCCACCATCGGTATTAAGCCCCAGGCTGATGCAACCGCGGCGCCCAAAAACGTCCACGAAGGGTGTGGCTGTGACTAA
- a CDS encoding membrane protein: MTKKNDANSVDVTQGSKAGVGRNTEETRRKDPLAAYRGDLTAAEEKAAKMVDYRQQLPGMALGLMLVLVSLFLPHSRDVLGIDVLFNSPTAQKFQITMPERVYVTLAVLGGIMLTIGTIVSRSWLVAWVNWAFAGVGWWYSVFAIWMRQSRPVTDPAGPPSYGLVIGAIGMTILFVMITWVLFRRNPLQRALAAARREEAHRSAEAQAAQQRLRTGVEEWPKAELEDIVDDRRARAKQRRRTTDGDQNTEG, encoded by the coding sequence GTGACTAAAAAGAACGACGCGAATTCCGTCGATGTAACGCAAGGGAGCAAAGCCGGCGTAGGCCGAAATACCGAGGAAACTCGGCGCAAGGACCCGCTGGCCGCCTACCGAGGCGACCTCACCGCTGCCGAGGAGAAGGCCGCGAAGATGGTCGACTACCGCCAGCAGCTGCCGGGCATGGCCCTCGGCCTCATGTTGGTGCTCGTCTCTCTTTTCCTACCGCACTCCCGCGACGTGCTGGGTATCGACGTGCTTTTCAACTCGCCGACCGCACAGAAGTTCCAGATCACCATGCCGGAACGGGTGTACGTCACTCTCGCCGTTCTGGGCGGCATCATGCTGACCATCGGCACAATCGTCTCTCGATCCTGGCTGGTGGCCTGGGTCAACTGGGCTTTCGCAGGTGTTGGCTGGTGGTATAGCGTGTTCGCGATTTGGATGCGCCAATCTCGCCCGGTCACTGACCCCGCCGGACCGCCTTCTTATGGCTTGGTTATTGGTGCGATCGGCATGACGATCCTGTTTGTGATGATTACGTGGGTACTGTTCCGCCGCAACCCGTTGCAGCGCGCGCTCGCGGCCGCTCGCCGCGAGGAGGCACACCGTTCCGCTGAGGCGCAGGCTGCCCAGCAGCGCCTGCGCACAGGCGTCGAGGAATGGCCGAAGGCTGAACTCGAGGACATCGTTGATGATCGCCGCGCTCGTGCAAAGCAACGCCGCCGCACAACCGACGGTGATCAGAACACCGAGGGCTAG
- a CDS encoding DUF349 domain-containing protein gives MTDKQQSSQPHTGAARPKPGPRPGPGAMPKKVTPSPGMKTQAPVAVHPVKSTPADFGRIDADGAVWLRREGHEDRVVGQWQAGAPEEGLKHFGAKFDDIATQVATLETRLNTQPEQAATIKASATELLDGLDHAEVVGDLNALQTKLEALLRDCEKAQQDVARAKAERKDRALQGKQALAAEAEKLGESSTEWKATGDRFRAMVDEWRGFRGLDQKTDDELWERFSRAREQFNKRRGAHFADLDKQREVARRKKEELIVAAEELQHSTRWAETSAAYRDLMDEWKAAGHAPRNVDDELWERFRAAREVFFSARKADQDARDEEFEENAAKKQQLLDEYSSLIDPKAHLENAQRLLRELQEKWDEIGFVPRGKIREFEGKIGAIEKRVTDTVEEKWRQTDPELQARVDQFFAKAKDLQQQANEAKEAAKDKLAATLQEQADQWRQWAETAQASTKSDSEEN, from the coding sequence ATGACCGACAAGCAGCAGAGTTCCCAGCCCCACACCGGGGCCGCCCGCCCGAAGCCGGGTCCACGCCCCGGCCCGGGCGCCATGCCCAAAAAGGTGACGCCCTCCCCGGGGATGAAGACGCAAGCTCCTGTGGCAGTGCATCCAGTCAAGTCCACGCCTGCCGACTTCGGCCGAATCGACGCCGACGGTGCAGTGTGGCTGCGCCGGGAAGGCCACGAGGATCGCGTAGTCGGTCAGTGGCAGGCAGGCGCCCCCGAGGAGGGGCTCAAGCACTTCGGGGCAAAATTTGATGACATCGCCACGCAGGTCGCCACTCTCGAGACGCGACTGAACACCCAGCCGGAGCAGGCCGCCACCATCAAGGCCTCGGCCACCGAGCTGCTCGACGGCTTGGATCATGCCGAGGTCGTGGGTGATCTCAATGCCCTGCAAACCAAGCTTGAGGCGTTGCTGCGGGATTGTGAGAAGGCTCAGCAGGACGTCGCGCGGGCCAAGGCAGAGCGAAAGGACCGGGCCCTCCAAGGTAAGCAGGCGCTTGCCGCGGAGGCTGAGAAGCTGGGTGAAAGCTCCACCGAGTGGAAGGCAACGGGAGACCGTTTCCGCGCGATGGTCGACGAGTGGCGAGGCTTCCGCGGCCTTGACCAGAAGACCGACGATGAGTTGTGGGAGCGTTTCTCCCGGGCTCGCGAGCAGTTCAATAAGCGTCGTGGGGCTCACTTCGCGGACCTCGATAAGCAGCGCGAGGTGGCTCGCCGAAAGAAGGAGGAGCTGATCGTCGCCGCGGAGGAACTCCAGCACTCCACCCGCTGGGCGGAGACGTCGGCAGCCTACCGCGACCTCATGGACGAGTGGAAGGCCGCCGGGCACGCCCCGCGCAACGTCGACGACGAACTGTGGGAACGCTTCCGCGCTGCCCGCGAGGTGTTCTTCAGCGCCCGCAAGGCAGACCAGGATGCCCGCGACGAGGAGTTCGAGGAGAATGCGGCCAAGAAGCAGCAGCTGCTCGACGAATATTCCTCTTTGATCGACCCCAAGGCGCACCTCGAAAATGCCCAGCGCCTGCTACGCGAGCTACAGGAGAAGTGGGACGAGATTGGCTTCGTACCACGGGGGAAGATCCGCGAATTCGAGGGCAAGATCGGGGCTATCGAGAAGCGCGTCACGGACACCGTTGAGGAAAAGTGGCGCCAGACTGATCCGGAGCTGCAGGCTCGCGTCGACCAGTTCTTCGCCAAGGCAAAGGATCTGCAGCAGCAAGCCAATGAGGCCAAGGAGGCTGCGAAGGATAAGCTCGCCGCTACGCTGCAAGAGCAGGCCGATCAGTGGCGGCAGTGGGCGGAAACCGCGCAGGCCTCCACCAAGTCCGATTCCGAGGAAAACTAA
- the miaA gene encoding tRNA (adenosine(37)-N6)-dimethylallyltransferase MiaA yields MDYSHSDSPSTAPAGKTPVDQLRPLLIVGPTGAGKSDLSLEVARRLDQPVEIINGDSMQMYRGMDIGTAKLSRAERAEFPHHLFDCLDVDDTASVAAYRDLAGETVEQIQARGARPIIVGGSMMYLQALVDDWQFPPTDAAVRAKWMAEQDRIGVEALHEVLRSKDPDAADIIEEKDPRRIVRALEVIELTGKPFAASQPPKNVPTRWGTRIFGLKAPGNWLNPRLEARVDRMFAAGLVAEVEGLATAGLSRESTAGKAIGYAQVLSALAGECSMEQAREDTVVGTRRYARRQRSWFRRDPRIHWLDATVADPGLLAGQVIDELRETTQG; encoded by the coding sequence ATGGATTATTCTCACTCAGATTCTCCGTCGACCGCACCCGCCGGGAAAACCCCTGTGGACCAGCTGCGTCCACTATTAATCGTGGGGCCCACGGGCGCCGGCAAATCCGATCTTTCCCTCGAAGTCGCACGCAGACTGGATCAGCCGGTCGAGATTATTAACGGTGATTCGATGCAGATGTACCGCGGCATGGATATCGGCACCGCGAAGTTATCCCGCGCTGAACGCGCCGAGTTCCCACACCACCTCTTCGATTGTTTGGACGTCGACGACACTGCCAGCGTGGCTGCCTACCGCGACCTGGCGGGGGAGACGGTGGAACAGATCCAGGCCCGCGGCGCCCGTCCGATCATCGTCGGCGGGTCGATGATGTACCTACAGGCGCTGGTCGATGACTGGCAGTTCCCACCGACCGACGCGGCGGTGCGGGCGAAGTGGATGGCCGAACAGGATCGCATCGGGGTGGAAGCGCTCCATGAGGTGTTGCGTTCCAAGGATCCTGATGCGGCAGACATCATTGAGGAAAAGGACCCTCGGCGTATTGTCCGCGCCTTGGAGGTCATCGAGCTTACGGGCAAACCCTTCGCGGCCTCTCAACCTCCGAAAAACGTCCCCACCCGGTGGGGGACGAGGATCTTCGGGCTCAAAGCCCCGGGGAACTGGCTCAATCCCCGATTGGAGGCTCGGGTTGATCGGATGTTTGCCGCTGGACTCGTCGCAGAGGTCGAGGGCCTGGCCACAGCTGGGCTGAGTCGGGAATCCACGGCCGGCAAAGCGATTGGCTATGCCCAGGTCTTAAGTGCGCTGGCGGGTGAGTGCAGCATGGAGCAGGCCCGGGAGGACACGGTCGTGGGAACCCGTCGCTATGCCCGCCGCCAGCGCAGCTGGTTCCGCCGTGACCCGCGTATTCACTGGTTGGACGCCACCGTCGCCGACCCCGGCCTGCTCGCGGGCCAGGTCATCGACGAGCTGCGGGAAACCACACAGGGCTAG